A single genomic interval of Marmota flaviventris isolate mMarFla1 chromosome 14, mMarFla1.hap1, whole genome shotgun sequence harbors:
- the LOC114086043 gene encoding ras GTPase-activating protein-binding protein 1: MVMEKPSPLLVGREFVRQYYTLLNQAPDMLHRFYGKNSSYVHGGLDSNGKPADAVYGQKEIHRKVMSQNFTNCHTKIRHVDAHATLNDGVVVQVMGLLSNNNQALRRFMQTFVLAPEGSVANKFYVHNDIFRYQDEVFGGFVTEPQEESEEEVEEPEERQQTPEVVPDDSGTFYDQTVSNDLEEHLEEPVAEPEPDPEPEPEQEPASEIQEEKSEPVLEEPAPEDAQKSSSPAPTDIAQTVQEDLRTFSWASVTSKNLPPSGAVPVTGIPPHVVKVPASQPRPESKPESQIPPQRPQRDQRVREQRINIPPQRGPRPIREAGEQGDIEPRRIVRHPDSHQLFIGNLPHEVDKSELKDFFQNYGNVVELRINSGGKLPNFGFVVFDDSEPVQKVLSNRPIMFRGEVRLNVEEKKTRAAREGDRRDNRLRGPGGPRGGLGGGMRGPPRGGMVQKPGFGVGRGIAPRQ, translated from the coding sequence ATGGTTATGGAGAAGCCTAGTCCCCTGCTGGTCGGGCGGGAGTTTGTGAGACAGTATTACACACTGCTGAACCAGGCCCCAGACATGCTACATAGATTTTATGGAAAGAACTCTTCCTATGTTCATGGGGGATTGGATTCAAATGGAAAGCCAGCAGATGCAGTCTATGGACAGAAAGAAATTCACAGGAAGGTGATGTCACAAAACTTCACCAACTGCCACACTAAGATTCGCCATGTTGATGCTCATGCTACTCTAAATGATGGTGTGGTGGTCCAGGTGATGGGTCTTTTATCAAACAACAACCAGGCTTTGCGGAGATTCATGCAAACATTTGTTCTTGCCCCGGAGGGCTCTGTTGCAAATAAATTCTATGTTCATAATGATATCTTCAGATACCAAGATGAGGTCTTTGGTGGCTTTGTCACTGAGCCTCAGGAGGAATCTGAGGAAGAAGTAGAGGAGCCTGAAGAAAGACAGCAAACACCTGAGGTGGTACCTGATGATTCTGGAACTTTCTATGATCAGACTGTCAGCAATGACTTGGAAGAACATTTAGAGGAGCCTGTTGCTGAACCAGAGCCTGATCCTGAACCAGAACCAGAGCAAGAACCCGCATCTGAAATCCAAGAGGAAAAGTCTGAGCCGGTATTAGAAGAACCTGCTCCTGAGGATGCTCAGAAGAGTTCTTCTCCAGCACCTACAGATATAGCTCAAACAGTACAGGAAGACTTGAGGACATTTTCTTGGGCATCTGTGACCAGTAAGAACCTTCCTCCCAGTGGAGCTGTTCCTGTTACTGGAATACCACCTCACGTAGTTAAAGTACCAGCTTCACAGCCCCGTCCAGAGTCTAAGCCTGAATCTCAGATTCCACCACAGAGGCCTCAGAGGGATCAACGAGTACGAGAGCAACGAATAAATATTCCTCCTCAGAGGGGACCCAGACCAATCCGTGAGGCTGGTGAGCAAGGTGATATTGAGCCCCGAAGAATTGTGAGACATCCTGATAGTCACCAACTCTTCATTGGCAACCTGCCTCATGAAGTGGACAAATCAGAACTTAaagatttctttcaaaattatggGAATGTGGTGGAGCTGCGCATAAACAGTGGTGGAAAATTACccaattttggttttgttgtatTCGATGATTCTGAGCCTGTTCAGAAAGTTCTTAGTAACAGACCAatcatgttcagaggtgaagtccGACTGAATGTGGAAGAGAAGAAGACTCGAGCTGCTCGGGAAGGGGACCGTCGAGATAACCGCCTGCGGGGACCTGGAGGCCCTCGAGGTGGGCTGGGCGGTGGAATGAGAGGCCCTCCCCGTGGAGGCATGGTGCAGAAACCAGGATTTGGAGTGGGAAGGGGGATTGCTCCACGGCAGTGA